The Brevibacillus brevis genome contains a region encoding:
- a CDS encoding serine hydrolase domain-containing protein: MSTYDFAKKHLFQPLNIEDSYWYSDGQGIHNGGDGLRLTSRDMAKLGLLYLQGGQWQEKQIVSAAWVQKSIQPIFRTYERIGSYGLHWWSDRIDPSDDWTEDNFYYFALGFGGQYILIVPSRKRIVVFSSELYDHSLRPLALFRKYILAAE, encoded by the coding sequence ATGAGCACATATGATTTTGCCAAAAAGCATCTCTTTCAGCCACTGAACATCGAAGATTCGTATTGGTATTCTGACGGACAGGGGATTCATAACGGGGGAGACGGATTACGCCTTACTTCGCGTGATATGGCAAAGCTAGGATTACTCTATCTGCAAGGCGGTCAATGGCAAGAAAAGCAGATTGTTTCAGCAGCATGGGTTCAAAAATCGATTCAGCCAATATTTCGGACATACGAGAGGATTGGGTCTTACGGCTTGCATTGGTGGAGTGATAGAATCGATCCAAGCGATGACTGGACAGAGGACAACTTCTACTATTTTGCCCTTGGATTTGGAGGGCAGTACATACTGATTGTTCCTTCGAGAAAGAGAATTGTTGTGTTTAGCAGTGAGCTGTACGATCATTCTTTGCGGCCGCTTGCTTTATTCAGAAAGTACATACTTGCAGCGGAATAG
- a CDS encoding serine hydrolase domain-containing protein, whose product MHSSLFPLADPAKTRLDTELLKEFDRKVRKEKVVSCLIMQDGHLAYEYHKNKKQAEKLQKINSCTKSFISVLIGIALDQGLIAVCHPAKGNRHEHI is encoded by the coding sequence GTGCATTCATCCTTGTTTCCACTTGCAGACCCTGCAAAAACGCGGTTAGATACAGAGCTACTCAAGGAATTTGACAGAAAGGTCAGAAAAGAGAAGGTCGTCAGCTGCCTCATCATGCAAGACGGTCATCTGGCTTACGAATATCATAAAAACAAGAAGCAAGCGGAAAAACTTCAAAAGATCAACTCTTGCACAAAAAGCTTTATTTCGGTACTCATTGGGATTGCATTGGATCAAGGACTGATCGCTGTCTGCCATCCTGCAAAAGGCAACAGGCATGAGCACATATGA